tggtttggagatggttttctattgtgaaacagaaggttcttatgttttcgaattgtttcaaaaagtgaattgcacggtaaacgtattgttttgggtagtgattttatttatggttagacatttgattcaattgttttggaactgttttctattgtgaaacagaacatactgtttgtactgtatttacattgaattcaatggtttgggtatcgttttctattgtgataccttgtgtgatacagaagattcttatgttttcgaattgtttcaaacagtgaattgcacggtaaacgtattgttttgagtagtaattttattactgattccacatttgattcttatgttttcatattGTTCTTTGAGCAGTGACTTAATAACACATCAGATTCTATTGTTTTGGGATTGCTTTCAATTGTGATTACGGAACATACTGTTTTGCCCTATCCaatggtttgggaattgttttctattgtgaaacagaaaattctattgttttggaatagttttattttacaagcgattttgaacattttggcATGATTTGATCTATTAAGAAATTTTCTGCTTTTTACTTTTGTTACTGattgcttgagaaaattctgaaaaacagtgaatctgaactatctttatgcatttggactagaagcttgtatattttatGATACATTCAGGGCTACATTTTAAGAacacagatcgaacaattatctaatatttggatcaatcatgtcgtaaatcgagtaatgtttaattgcattaatgattgaagcttaggctcccatgccccactggccagataactgggtttagcagactaagcattatatgtggcaacactataagcggcatgatggaaccgtgcctaagcgcgctaagtgttattagaccactaatgtagttgcatttagtgggtgatgaggtacaaaagtaacattacagcgtgcttaaccattattgtagcACTAAAAAAACTCGATGTACTACAACTTGAACCTATACTTGAAGATCGTTCGAAGCCGTAAAATGCAAAATATTGCATAGATTCGTTAAATGTTGACTATACACAAGCTTCTATATAGTTTGAATAGTTCTTCAAATATTCGAATCACTCATGTCTGAAGTAACGTCTAATTGCATTAACGgtcgaagcttaggctcccatgccccaccagccagataactgggtttagcaaactaaacactatatgtggcaacactttttgcggcatgatggaaccgtgcctaagcgcgctaagtgttattagtccactaatgtagttgcatttagtgggttatgaggtacaaaagtaacttTACAGCGTGCTTGACCATTGTCCTGGCAATGAAGACACCCGTTAGACTAAAGCTTGGAACCCATAGCATAAATTTGCACCGATTGAGTCAAACTTATGATATGTGTTCCAGTCTTAAAGAGCGAACGTATATAAGAAGACCTTTCTTAACGTCCATATGCCAAAGATTGTTCTAATTCAGTAATAAACTTAATGAAACGCGTTCCATTCATCCTATATTAAAAAACCTTCCAAAGCGACCAAATGCAAAAGATTGTTTCAATTCAGTAATATGTTTCGTTTTttaattatggaaaaatgaaatgaTCGATTTATCTtttttatagagactttcagccaggAAAAATGAAatgagcccttttcaaaagttagtttagaaaacgaaaaaaatatctaaaaagtgGGTTAAAAAACTCTTCTAGATGATTTCACTATATAACAAAAAAGGTCGAACCAACCCTGCGAACTTGCCTGTGAAAGTGTGATCGCTACCAGCCCTACCCTGCCAACTCAACTTCCCGTACCTAAGTGCAAACAAAACCTACTTACTTAAATCACGGCATCAAGTTTGCAACGGAATTTCCTGCCTAGTAAGGCGTGGATTTTGATGGTTGCCTTTACTTTGACGGTGACCTGCTAGCGGCTGTCCAATGTCCATCAGTTATGGGGCTGAGCTGCAAGGGTGATAGAGCTGCTGGTGCGGAAGGCTCTGTTGTCGCTCTGCATGGTGCAGTGGTCCCGCTCGAAGAAATCCAGAGTCTACAGTGTGAGGACGTAAATGATAGGAAGTTTAATTACGTGCTGTCGCACTGATCCGGAGGACCCGATTTTCACATACTGATTTGTGCTCCGAAACTTACCTGGGATGCAGTGCGTATTCGCAACGATCCACCGTCACAGATTCCGACGCAATTTAACTGGAACGCCCCGAACCGAACTGGGGCACTGTCGAAGATTTTACGTTTTGTTTCGCGATCACAACAAACAcgcaaaaaaaattcaacacaaACGTGTATGAAGGTTACGCAAAATCGGTCAAAtcccatagtggtttcgcagcgcggtgtcacgaacactaatgcaaatctactggttgaaaatatgtccatttgattttgctgggaacagctgatctttgtttactattttcaaccagtaactcaaatggtgttcgtgtaatgcagcgtgtacgtacacgcaacactattaaaagcagaaaccactatggcaCTCATCCAGAGTCATGAAGTTTGGTGTGAATCTGAATAATAACAATGGAATCTAATGTAAATCTACTGTATGCCCATTGAAAAATTTGTAACAATGAAATCTTATGTTATTCTACTGTAAGCTCATAGAAAACCCTGTAACAGTGAAATCTGATGTTAGTCTATTGTAATCGCTTcaacaaatgaaattttgaaacgtGCTCTACAATACAGATACCATAGAAATCATTGTTAACATAAGAATTCATTGTTTTTCCATGGTTTTTACAATTGATccaatggttcatttttatacgggTACCGCTTTGGGTTaaaaagcgccggtcaaagaagagcaaattttgattcgtctgaggtaaaatgcttcaattttcaagcgctggcgattgaccgtgaaccaaatcgtggattgctgtggcaacccattaccatgacttcaaactggctgatgatggtgctctcctagctcaaaggtgctctgatatgcagagcaagctcgatgatcttgccaatcatcGGCAGGTCTtagcatcaacgtcaacaagaccaaatcgttgaatgtaaacacgatcaacccttccagctttacggtagctgggcaatcagtggagaatgttgaaagcttccaatatcttggtagtcaaatggcggccgatgacggcaccaagatcgacatagttgtacggatcaagaaggcgagggctgcttttgcgagtttaagaaatgtatggaaaaacaaccagatcagtcgacgcaccaaaatacgaatttttaactcgaacgtaaaatctgtgctactatatgccagtgaaacctggtgtgtttcagcggagaacacgcaacggctgcatgtcttcatcaatagatgcctgcggtatataattcgtgcatggtggcctcacaattggatctccatcgtcgatgtcatcaaaagccgatagcgacagaaattcgggagcaaaagtggaggtgggtcggccacactctacgcaggggcagaaacgaaatctgcaaacaagcgttagactggaacccagcagaggcagatccagaggctcatggcggcgcagcctcaataacgaaatcaagcaagtcaacagaaatttggcctggccacaggtcaaggcgatggctggcaatcgcccaggatgaaaatctttcaattaagccctctgcaccaccgagggtgcccaggactgaaagtaaagtaagtaaagtggacattttgacaatttgtgatgtgtagatcggaaaaggattgtttaTTCTACCATCCGACGCAAgtagtaaatcaaaatttatacatacaagcacgttataatcgaaagcGAGAAGACTTGAAGAGAGCCTCTCATcagcacttaggacctatagaaatgttcggcctgagtCCTGGCCTGAGTTAATCCACAAACTTATTTAAATGAGTTTATGATGGAATCATGCACATCAATCACCTTATACTATCAACAGTACATtgttagccggggcccgtggcgtagttggtcacacgttcgcttcatatgcggatggtcatgggtttgattcccagccccggcacttgcaatttttcgtcagttgcttttcccccgagagcaactgacactgaccctcttctgagccccatggctcaaacggacccggatacctggacatcggcgaactgctactcataatggaaccccaatcggactggaaaggaacaatggccatccatcatcatccttgtgctcatcattctactaggtaaagagtagaaaagtgaaagcagcagaaaggcaaccagttcgataaagaataatagaatacatctaggcgctgtacaatactgtaagtgcagctgtcaattgaaatcgctcacgtagtgccctacaggacaatagagctgtaaattaggttaagtgattaagaataaaaaaacagtACATTGATCACGAAAAAAATCGAAACGTTAAGGACTAATAAAAAGGCAATTTTGGATTATATGTTCGTTTTATTTTCAACCGAATACCCACTAATTGCTCTGCTTGTGTTTTAATCATGATTCACAATTATTTCATCGGTGTCTTCCTCTTGTTGCACGATTGCGGTTCTGTATCTTACATGCAATTTTCCTCAGTTGATTCCGGTAGTCATTGACAGTAGAATATTCCGTTTTCCAAACATCTAAAATGTTAAGAATTTTTAGAACAGCAGTGAAAATATAAGAAAATGTCTATCCGCACCATAAAGCAGCTGGTTGAAAATGTAGAATGACATCATATTTATCTCAGCATCGCAGAATCCGAGCTCATTGATCAGACTCTCCGTAACGAAATCCCTCAAAATCGGCTCTAGGTTACGGCTGTGCTTCTGAATGGTTGCACTTAAGAAGTTGACCTGCAAATAAAGTAAAATTTATCAAAACCCAATCATCACCTATCCCCGCTTCCAAACTTACAAAAGACACGAACGACTCCTGATCGGTCGTGATCGATTCCTCCAACTCCCGCAGATCGTCCACCCGGTTGATCGGAAATTCCACCAACTTCAGCTCGTCCTGCTCGATAAACTCCCCGATCAGATCGTTATCGTCGGAATCGATTTCGATGCGGTTCGGTTCGAACTCGACCATCTCGTCGTGCTGCTGCACCTGCATCGGTTCCACCGGCGGGGATTGACTTGCCATGGCCGTCGTCAGCGTACCCGGGGCCGCCGTTATAAATTGCCTGTTCAGAAGACCGTTCATCTGGACGGCGCTAATGCTATCCGATTGGGCATTCATGTAGATGATATTTTCCAGATTCTTTTCGATGCCATCCAGCCGGGCTATGATGGATTTGAGGGTTTCCGGGTCGAACTCGGTTTCGTTGGGATCGGCAAAAGTTTTAGCTATTTTCTGGATGACGGCTGGGGAGGAAAACATTTGAAAGTGAGGTTAAGGGGAAGCATGTTGGAATCGAATTTGAAATTTCAGGGTGTC
The sequence above is drawn from the Aedes albopictus strain Foshan unplaced genomic scaffold, AalbF5 HiC_scaffold_614, whole genome shotgun sequence genome and encodes:
- the LOC109401505 gene encoding uncharacterized protein LOC109401505 is translated as MSVVQSNISTTIRSFNISDDIRIEVKKFRTDAGIDEIDIEEDEDDISVIQKIAKTFADPNETEFDPETLKSIIARLDGIEKNLENIIYMNAQSDSISAVQMNGLLNRQFITAAPGTLTTAMASQSPPVEPMQVQQHDEMVEFEPNRIEIDSDDNDLIGEFIEQDELKLVEFPINRVDDLRELEESITTDQESFVSFVNFLSATIQKHSRNLEPILRDFVTESLINELGFCDAEINMMSFYIFNQLLYDVWKTEYSTVNDYRNQLRKIACKIQNRNRATRGRHR